The Streptomyces sp. HUAS CB01 genome has a segment encoding these proteins:
- a CDS encoding histidine phosphatase family protein, with protein MATLILVRHGRSTANTAGVLAGWTSGVALDERGTAQAAALPARLAGLTLAAAVTSPLQRCRETLQPLLDARPGLPLHSDERIGECHYGEWSGRKLKELAGEPLMEVVQRHPSAAAFPGGESMRAMQGRAVDAVRDWNTRIEQEHGEDAVYVMCSHGDIIKSLVADALGMHLDLFQRIHVEPCSVTAIRYTRLRPFLLRLGDTGDLDSLRPRENANEPREGGTDGTAVVGGGAGAP; from the coding sequence ATGGCCACGTTGATCCTCGTACGGCACGGACGGTCCACCGCCAACACCGCGGGGGTGCTCGCCGGCTGGACGTCCGGCGTCGCCCTCGACGAACGCGGCACCGCCCAGGCGGCGGCCCTGCCCGCCCGGCTCGCCGGGCTGACCCTCGCGGCCGCCGTCACCAGCCCGCTGCAGCGCTGCCGGGAGACCCTGCAGCCGCTGCTCGACGCACGGCCCGGCCTCCCGCTGCACAGCGACGAACGGATCGGGGAGTGCCACTACGGGGAGTGGTCCGGCCGCAAGCTGAAGGAGCTCGCCGGCGAGCCGTTGATGGAGGTCGTCCAGCGGCACCCCTCCGCGGCGGCGTTCCCCGGCGGCGAGTCGATGCGGGCCATGCAGGGCCGGGCCGTCGACGCCGTACGCGACTGGAACACCCGGATCGAGCAGGAGCACGGCGAGGACGCCGTGTACGTGATGTGCTCCCACGGCGACATCATCAAGTCGCTGGTGGCCGACGCCCTCGGCATGCACCTCGACCTCTTCCAGCGGATCCACGTCGAACCGTGCTCCGTGACGGCGATCCGCTACACCCGCCTGCGGCCGTTCCTGCTGCGGCTCGGCGACACGGGGGACCTGGACTCGCTCCGGCCGCGCGAGAACGCGAACGAGCCCCGGGAGGGCGGGACGGACGGGACGGCGGTGGTCGGCGGCGGCGCGGGCGCACCGTGA
- a CDS encoding LLM class F420-dependent oxidoreductase: MRLGINLGYWGAGMDGDNLAVAQEADRLGYDVCWAAEAYGSDAPTVLSWVAAQTESIDVGSAILQIPARQPAMTAMTAATLDSLSGGRFRLGLGVSGPQVSEGWYGVKFDKPLARTREYVEIVRKAMTRERLTYEGEHWTLPLPGGPGKPIKLTVHPERERIPLYIAAIGPKNLEQTGEIADGALLIFPSAEHLEDTALRHIRAGREKAGLTMDGFDVCPTVPLAVGDDVQALADTFRPYTALYVGGMGSRKQNFYNQLAQRMGYEKEAAEIQDKYLSGDKAGAAAAVPHELIDSTALLGTVDRIADRMRAYADAGVTTLTLAPAGFTLEERLTALRAGTEALERAGVA; this comes from the coding sequence ATGCGGCTGGGCATCAACCTCGGCTACTGGGGCGCGGGCATGGACGGCGACAATCTCGCCGTCGCGCAGGAGGCGGACCGCCTCGGCTATGACGTCTGCTGGGCCGCCGAAGCCTACGGATCCGACGCGCCGACCGTCCTCTCCTGGGTCGCCGCGCAGACCGAGAGCATCGACGTCGGCTCCGCGATCCTGCAGATCCCCGCCCGTCAGCCGGCGATGACGGCGATGACCGCCGCCACCCTGGACTCGCTCTCCGGCGGCCGCTTCCGGCTCGGCCTCGGCGTCTCGGGACCGCAGGTGTCGGAGGGCTGGTACGGCGTCAAGTTCGACAAGCCCCTCGCCCGCACCCGCGAGTACGTCGAGATCGTCCGCAAGGCCATGACCCGCGAGCGCCTGACGTACGAGGGCGAGCACTGGACGCTCCCCCTCCCCGGTGGTCCGGGCAAGCCCATCAAGCTGACCGTCCACCCCGAGCGCGAGCGCATCCCGCTGTACATCGCCGCCATCGGCCCCAAGAACCTGGAGCAGACGGGTGAGATCGCCGACGGTGCGCTGCTGATCTTCCCCTCCGCCGAGCACCTCGAGGACACCGCGCTCCGGCACATCCGGGCGGGCCGCGAGAAGGCCGGGCTGACGATGGACGGCTTCGACGTGTGCCCCACCGTGCCGCTCGCCGTCGGCGACGACGTGCAGGCCCTCGCCGACACGTTCCGTCCGTACACCGCGCTGTACGTCGGCGGCATGGGCAGCCGCAAGCAGAACTTCTACAACCAGCTGGCGCAGCGCATGGGCTACGAGAAGGAAGCCGCGGAGATCCAGGACAAGTACCTCTCCGGCGACAAGGCAGGCGCGGCCGCGGCCGTACCGCACGAGCTGATCGACTCAACCGCCCTGCTCGGCACCGTCGACCGGATCGCGGACCGCATGCGCGCCTACGCCGACGCCGGAGTGACGACCCTGACCCTCGCCCCCGCCGGCTTCACCCTGGAGGAGCGGCTGACCGCTCTGCGGGCGGGCACCGAGGCCCTGGAGCGTGCCGGCGTCGCGTGA
- a CDS encoding ferritin-like domain-containing protein, with product MLSARSLFQEILENDDSYQLFCSIAASGEAQGGWENGRIAALVPDSMRGLAPKITRHGADEDKHGRIFDALLKKRGLEPVDVPPDTDYTMLLEKQGIGLAHDKLRRDERLTERDIVVYLSHSRVTEQRAADQMDMLVKFFGDHPEVGKAVKQICNDEDNHLAYCHEELLGLARAGHGRAIQGTLRECALAEIAVYRDVSLAVMSHMGRILNWPRAKSAVLAAGIHALYAFERAGGWRRMVTLRMPERRDALGGPATTAPVV from the coding sequence ATGCTCTCGGCCCGAAGCCTTTTCCAGGAGATCCTCGAGAACGACGATTCCTACCAGCTCTTCTGCTCGATCGCGGCCAGCGGCGAGGCCCAGGGCGGCTGGGAGAACGGCCGTATCGCCGCGCTCGTCCCCGACAGCATGCGCGGTCTCGCCCCGAAGATCACCCGCCACGGCGCGGACGAGGACAAGCACGGCCGGATCTTCGACGCCCTCCTGAAGAAGCGGGGCCTGGAACCGGTCGACGTCCCGCCCGACACCGACTACACGATGCTCCTGGAGAAGCAGGGGATCGGGCTGGCGCACGACAAACTGCGCCGCGACGAACGGCTCACCGAGCGGGACATCGTGGTCTATCTCTCGCACAGCCGGGTCACCGAGCAGCGCGCCGCCGACCAGATGGACATGCTGGTGAAGTTCTTCGGCGACCACCCCGAGGTCGGCAAGGCCGTCAAGCAGATCTGCAACGACGAGGACAACCACCTCGCCTACTGCCACGAGGAACTCCTCGGCCTCGCCCGCGCCGGGCACGGACGGGCCATCCAGGGCACCCTGCGAGAGTGCGCCCTCGCCGAGATCGCCGTATACCGGGACGTCAGCCTCGCCGTCATGTCCCACATGGGGCGGATCCTGAACTGGCCCCGGGCCAAGTCGGCGGTCCTCGCCGCCGGCATCCACGCCCTGTACGCCTTCGAGCGCGCGGGGGGCTGGCGGCGCATGGTCACGCTCCGGATGCCCGAGCGGCGCGACGCCCTCGGCGGCCCCGCGACCACGGCCCCCGTCGTCTGA
- a CDS encoding DUF5703 family protein — MPEYEFVDVYVPRGVSRKEATRLLTDHAEYGHWELDRLTLLRDGSRRVRLRRRIIRQVRATW; from the coding sequence ATGCCGGAATACGAATTTGTCGACGTGTACGTGCCTCGTGGGGTCTCCCGCAAGGAGGCCACCCGTCTGCTGACCGACCATGCCGAATACGGTCACTGGGAGTTGGACAGGCTGACTCTCCTCCGTGACGGCAGCCGCCGTGTGCGGCTGCGCCGTCGCATCATCCGACAGGTGCGCGCCACTTGGTGA
- the mshC gene encoding cysteine--1-D-myo-inosityl 2-amino-2-deoxy-alpha-D-glucopyranoside ligase, translating to MHAWPASEVPALPGTGRDLRIHDTATGGPVTLDPGPVARIYVCGITPYDATHIGHAATYNAFDLVQRVWLDTKRQVHYVQNVTDVDDPLLERAERDGQDWTELAERETALFREDMTALRMLPPRHYIGAVEAIPGIVPLVERLRDAGAAYELDGDVYFSVESDPHFGEVSHYDAEVMRTLSAERGGDPDRPGKKSPLDPMLWMAARDGEPSWDGGSLGRGRPGWHIECVAIALDHLGMGFDVQGGGSDLVFPHHEMGASHAQVLTGEHPFAQAFVHTGMVALHGEKMSKSKGNLVFVSALRRDGVDPVAIRLALLAHHYRADWEWTDEVLREAVDRLGRWRAAVSRPDGPSADALVEEIRAALADDLDAPAALAAVDRWVETQRAEGGTDEGAPGLVSRAVDALLGVAL from the coding sequence ATGCATGCCTGGCCCGCTTCCGAGGTCCCCGCCCTGCCCGGCACGGGCCGCGACCTCCGGATCCACGACACCGCGACCGGCGGCCCCGTCACCCTCGACCCCGGTCCCGTCGCCCGTATCTACGTCTGCGGCATCACCCCGTACGACGCGACCCACATCGGTCACGCGGCGACCTACAACGCGTTCGACCTCGTCCAGCGCGTGTGGCTCGACACCAAGCGGCAGGTTCACTACGTCCAGAACGTCACCGACGTGGACGACCCGCTCCTGGAGCGGGCCGAGCGCGACGGCCAGGACTGGACCGAGCTCGCGGAGCGCGAGACCGCCCTGTTCCGCGAGGACATGACCGCGCTGCGGATGCTGCCCCCGCGGCACTACATCGGCGCCGTCGAGGCCATACCGGGAATCGTCCCGCTCGTCGAGCGGCTCCGTGACGCGGGCGCCGCGTACGAGCTCGACGGCGACGTCTACTTCTCCGTCGAGTCCGACCCCCACTTCGGCGAGGTGTCGCACTACGACGCCGAGGTGATGCGCACGCTGTCCGCCGAGCGCGGCGGCGACCCGGACCGTCCCGGCAAGAAGAGCCCGCTCGACCCGATGCTGTGGATGGCGGCCCGGGACGGCGAGCCGAGCTGGGACGGCGGCAGCCTCGGACGCGGCCGGCCCGGGTGGCACATCGAGTGCGTCGCCATCGCCCTGGACCACCTGGGCATGGGCTTCGACGTGCAGGGCGGCGGCTCCGATCTCGTCTTCCCGCACCACGAGATGGGTGCCTCGCACGCCCAGGTCCTCACCGGTGAGCACCCGTTCGCCCAGGCCTTCGTGCACACGGGCATGGTCGCCCTGCACGGCGAGAAGATGTCCAAGTCCAAGGGCAACCTCGTCTTCGTCTCCGCGCTGCGCCGCGACGGCGTGGACCCGGTCGCCATCCGGCTGGCGCTGCTCGCGCACCACTACCGTGCCGACTGGGAGTGGACCGACGAGGTCCTCCGGGAGGCCGTGGACCGCCTCGGTCGCTGGCGCGCGGCCGTCTCCCGGCCCGACGGGCCGTCCGCCGACGCCCTCGTCGAGGAGATCCGCGCGGCGCTCGCCGACGACCTGGACGCACCGGCGGCGCTGGCCGCCGTGGACCGCTGGGTCGAGACCCAGCGCGCCGAGGGCGGCACCGACGAGGGCGCGCCCGGTCTGGTGTCGCGCGCCGTGGACGCCCTGCTCGGCGTCGCCCTGTAA
- a CDS encoding DUF3090 domain-containing protein, with amino-acid sequence MTRQVFLYDPPERFVAGTVGLPGRRTFFLQASAGGRVTSVALEKTQVAALAERIDELLDEVVRRTGGNAPVPAVAPTDVADTAPLDVPVEEEFRVGTMALAWDGEEQRMIVEAQALVELDADSEEDLAEAEERLLQDEENGPPMLRVRLTGAQARAFAKRALDVVNAGRPPCPLCSLPLDPEGHVCPRQNGYRRGA; translated from the coding sequence GTGACCCGTCAGGTGTTCCTGTACGACCCGCCGGAGCGCTTCGTGGCCGGCACGGTCGGGCTGCCTGGACGTCGTACGTTCTTCCTGCAGGCCTCCGCAGGGGGGCGGGTGACCAGCGTCGCCCTGGAGAAGACCCAGGTGGCCGCGCTCGCCGAGCGGATCGACGAGCTGCTCGACGAGGTGGTGCGGCGCACCGGGGGCAACGCCCCGGTCCCGGCCGTCGCCCCCACGGACGTCGCCGACACCGCGCCGCTCGACGTGCCCGTCGAGGAGGAGTTCCGGGTCGGCACGATGGCCCTGGCCTGGGACGGCGAGGAACAGCGCATGATCGTCGAGGCCCAGGCGCTGGTGGAGCTGGACGCGGACTCCGAGGAGGACCTCGCGGAGGCCGAGGAGCGGCTGCTGCAGGACGAGGAGAACGGTCCGCCGATGCTGCGCGTGCGGCTGACCGGCGCGCAGGCGAGGGCCTTCGCCAAGCGCGCGCTGGACGTCGTGAACGCGGGACGGCCGCCGTGCCCGCTGTGCAGCCTGCCGCTCGACCCGGAGGGACACGTATGCCCGCGCCAGAACGGATACCGCCGCGGAGCGTGA
- a CDS encoding helix-hairpin-helix domain-containing protein: protein MTALPGASPGTPAEDPVSGHSATEEPVSGGSGPGSSVPAEEDGAAPDRVSDDAAGGEAGADSSGEEAGGGAGGGSTGGAELTEAQAELAAQRELRSRIEQRKAEKSAPIAAGGKLSGTAADLLAAVRAVESGTKPSGTFFEASAAPRKPAPTSVAAPDRPRVPAPEPARQQVDPGTVSAVLEVLVSGGAPEGLAARVAGVLGEQAADALREDPWRLLAVPGVQPEQADGFARALLGAECRPDDGRRAAALVAWLLERAALRGHTALESGAVRSALAGRSVPDPDEAVQQAVAEGAVLVFQDGVDAVGEPEDAGEAEGADEHEAPEAGDAAGPQERVPVLLGLDRYALAEESLADGLARLVKTVQPASWEDAAGAAGTPSAAELIRAAAGHGLVAHTGGEAARAEPAALVEAARGLGLRAVAAAHGENGRRRLGTGAVTVQGLLAGTEGPGRDEDGTLAVDLLAVLDAPQLDVETAAVLVESLPDGCRLVLSGDPGVLWSAGPGRVFADVLAARVCPVVASRTPDPGPLGELVSGIGIGELTRVEAPGKEVVIIPVRDAGEAVHRTVQLVADSVPRAIGVPSAETQVITVGHGGSAGTRALNAALKERFNPGPGRFGGFDPADRVAYAAAPGRTLTGTVVSAEAEGLRIDCEGTAVLVPKELVESTLRHGWAITAHQAAGMRWPAVVVVLPGDAAQGLSRPWVYTAFSRGERHLSVVHGVEQVLPHAVAEIPSEDRTTRLRPLLESLLAPRDAEAAHA, encoded by the coding sequence GTGACTGCGCTTCCCGGGGCGAGCCCCGGCACCCCCGCCGAGGACCCCGTGTCCGGGCACTCCGCGACCGAGGAGCCCGTGTCCGGCGGTTCCGGCCCCGGCTCGTCCGTCCCCGCGGAGGAGGACGGTGCCGCCCCGGACCGGGTGTCCGACGACGCGGCGGGCGGCGAGGCCGGGGCCGACTCCTCCGGCGAGGAGGCGGGCGGCGGGGCCGGGGGCGGGTCCACCGGCGGCGCCGAGTTGACCGAGGCCCAGGCGGAGCTGGCCGCGCAGCGGGAGCTGCGGTCGCGGATCGAGCAGCGCAAGGCCGAGAAGAGCGCGCCGATCGCCGCCGGCGGCAAGCTGAGCGGCACGGCGGCCGATCTCCTGGCGGCCGTACGGGCCGTGGAGAGCGGCACCAAGCCGTCGGGCACGTTCTTCGAGGCTTCCGCCGCACCGAGGAAGCCGGCGCCGACGTCCGTGGCCGCGCCGGACCGGCCGCGGGTGCCCGCGCCGGAGCCCGCCCGGCAGCAGGTCGATCCGGGCACGGTGTCGGCCGTTCTGGAGGTCCTGGTCTCGGGCGGTGCGCCCGAGGGCCTGGCCGCGCGGGTCGCCGGAGTGCTGGGCGAGCAGGCCGCCGACGCGCTCCGGGAGGACCCCTGGCGGCTGCTGGCGGTGCCCGGGGTGCAGCCGGAGCAGGCGGACGGGTTCGCCCGGGCACTGCTCGGCGCGGAGTGCCGGCCGGACGACGGCCGGCGGGCCGCGGCGCTGGTCGCCTGGCTGCTGGAGCGTGCCGCGCTCCGCGGGCACACGGCGCTGGAGTCCGGGGCGGTGCGCTCGGCGCTCGCCGGACGCTCCGTGCCGGACCCGGACGAGGCGGTGCAGCAGGCCGTCGCCGAGGGGGCGGTGCTGGTCTTCCAGGACGGCGTCGACGCCGTCGGAGAGCCGGAGGATGCCGGAGAAGCCGAAGGCGCCGACGAGCACGAGGCGCCGGAGGCCGGGGACGCCGCCGGGCCGCAGGAGCGGGTGCCGGTCCTGCTGGGCCTGGACCGGTACGCCCTCGCGGAGGAGAGCCTCGCGGACGGCCTGGCCCGGCTGGTCAAGACCGTGCAGCCGGCGTCCTGGGAGGACGCGGCCGGCGCTGCGGGGACACCGTCCGCCGCGGAGCTGATCCGCGCCGCAGCGGGACACGGCCTGGTCGCGCACACGGGCGGCGAGGCGGCGCGCGCCGAACCGGCCGCCCTCGTCGAGGCCGCGCGCGGCCTCGGCCTCCGGGCGGTCGCCGCCGCCCACGGCGAGAACGGCCGGCGCAGGCTGGGCACCGGAGCGGTCACGGTGCAGGGACTGCTCGCCGGTACGGAGGGCCCCGGTCGGGACGAGGACGGCACGCTGGCCGTGGATCTCCTCGCGGTCCTCGACGCACCGCAGCTCGACGTCGAGACCGCCGCCGTGCTCGTGGAATCCCTGCCGGACGGTTGCCGGCTGGTGCTGAGCGGGGACCCGGGTGTGCTGTGGTCCGCGGGCCCGGGCCGCGTGTTCGCCGATGTGCTGGCTGCCCGGGTGTGCCCGGTCGTCGCCTCCCGCACGCCCGATCCCGGGCCTCTGGGCGAACTGGTCTCCGGGATCGGCATCGGCGAACTCACCCGGGTCGAGGCCCCGGGCAAGGAGGTCGTGATCATTCCGGTGCGGGACGCGGGCGAGGCCGTGCACCGTACGGTCCAGCTGGTCGCGGACTCGGTCCCGAGGGCGATCGGGGTGCCGTCGGCCGAGACCCAGGTCATCACCGTCGGCCACGGCGGGTCCGCCGGCACGAGGGCACTCAATGCCGCCCTCAAGGAGCGGTTCAACCCCGGTCCGGGCCGCTTCGGCGGCTTCGACCCGGCCGACCGCGTCGCCTATGCCGCGGCTCCCGGGCGGACCCTGACCGGCACGGTCGTCTCCGCCGAAGCGGAGGGGCTGCGCATCGACTGCGAGGGCACCGCCGTGCTCGTCCCGAAGGAGCTGGTGGAGTCGACGCTGCGGCACGGCTGGGCGATCACGGCGCACCAGGCGGCCGGGATGCGCTGGCCCGCGGTCGTCGTGGTACTGCCGGGAGACGCGGCGCAGGGTTTGAGCCGTCCCTGGGTCTACACCGCGTTCAGCCGCGGCGAGCGCCATCTGTCCGTGGTCCACGGCGTGGAGCAGGTCCTGCCGCACGCGGTGGCCGAGATCCCGTCCGAGGACCGGACGACGCGGCTGCGCCCGCTCCTGGAGAGCCTGCTCGCTCCGCGCGACGCCGAGGCCGCCCACGCCTGA
- the chpH gene encoding chaplin ChpH encodes MIKKVVAAAAATGGLVLAGAGMAVADSGAQGAAVNSPGVLSGNVVQVPVHVPVNVCGNTISVIGLLNPAFGNVCVND; translated from the coding sequence ATGATCAAGAAGGTCGTCGCTGCTGCGGCTGCCACTGGTGGTCTGGTTCTCGCGGGTGCGGGCATGGCCGTCGCCGACTCGGGTGCCCAGGGTGCCGCCGTGAACTCCCCCGGCGTGCTCTCGGGCAACGTCGTGCAGGTGCCCGTCCACGTGCCGGTGAACGTCTGTGGCAACACGATCTCCGTGATCGGTCTGCTGAACCCGGCCTTCGGCAACGTCTGCGTCAACGACTGA
- a CDS encoding aldo/keto reductase, which produces MEQRQLGRTGLRVSRIGLGTLTWGRDTGEHDAADQVKAFWEAGGTLVDTADVYGGGEAEYLLGRLVERLVPRRDLVIATKAGSVLDPARRFDGSRGHLLSALDASLERLGTDHVDLWQVHGFDPLTPLEETLQALDIAVSSGRARYAGVSDFCGWQLAKAATWQLAAPGTRTRLAGTQMEYSLLQRGVEREVLPAALDLGVGLLPSSPLGRGVLTGKYRHATPADSRGASEQLAAFVEPYLDESATRIVDAVATAADGLATTPLEVALAWVRDRPGVVAPIVGARNAQQLAQALSVEGLSLPDEICRALDDVSAPVHRYPDQDWSSL; this is translated from the coding sequence ATGGAGCAGAGGCAACTCGGCCGGACCGGCCTGCGTGTGTCCCGGATCGGGCTCGGCACCCTCACCTGGGGGCGGGACACCGGCGAGCACGACGCCGCCGACCAGGTGAAGGCCTTCTGGGAGGCGGGCGGCACGCTGGTCGACACCGCGGACGTGTACGGCGGCGGCGAGGCGGAGTACCTGCTCGGCCGGCTGGTGGAGCGGCTGGTTCCCCGGCGCGATCTGGTCATCGCCACGAAGGCCGGCAGCGTGCTCGACCCGGCGCGAAGGTTCGACGGCTCGCGCGGTCATCTCCTGTCCGCCCTGGACGCGTCTCTGGAGCGGCTGGGGACCGACCACGTGGACCTGTGGCAGGTCCACGGCTTCGATCCGCTCACACCGCTGGAGGAGACGCTCCAGGCGCTCGACATCGCGGTGAGCAGCGGCCGCGCGCGCTACGCGGGGGTGTCGGACTTCTGCGGCTGGCAGCTCGCGAAGGCCGCCACGTGGCAGCTCGCGGCCCCGGGCACCCGGACCCGCCTGGCCGGCACGCAGATGGAGTACTCGCTGCTGCAGCGCGGAGTCGAGCGGGAGGTGCTGCCCGCGGCGCTGGACCTCGGCGTGGGGCTGCTGCCGTCGTCCCCGCTGGGCCGCGGGGTGCTCACCGGCAAGTACCGGCACGCGACGCCTGCGGACTCGCGCGGGGCGTCGGAGCAGCTGGCGGCCTTCGTGGAGCCCTACCTGGACGAGTCGGCGACGCGCATCGTGGACGCGGTCGCCACGGCCGCTGACGGGCTGGCGACGACCCCGCTCGAAGTGGCTCTCGCCTGGGTCCGCGACCGGCCCGGCGTGGTGGCGCCGATCGTCGGCGCCCGCAACGCACAGCAGCTCGCGCAGGCGTTGTCAGTGGAGGGTCTTAGTCTTCCTGACGAGATCTGCCGGGCGCTGGACGACGTTTCGGCGCCCGTGCACCGCTATCCCGACCAGGACTGGAGCTCGCTGTGA
- a CDS encoding SCO1664 family protein, which translates to MPAPERIPPRSVTTHDGTLELLTRGEITVRGRIREASNAALYCSVALDGREAHCVYKPVAGERPLWDFPDGTLAQREVAAYELSEATGWGLVPPTVLRDGPYGEGMCQLWIEADPAQSLLALVDGDEPEDGWKAVGLAEVGEGRTALLVHADDPRLRRLAVLDAVINNGDRKGGHLLPAPDGRLYAIDHGVTFNVEDRLRTLLWGWAGEPLTEEALTVLEALDASLDDGAPLSGRLSVLITRDEVAAVQDRVRALRTVARHPEPAGNWPAIPWPPV; encoded by the coding sequence ATGCCCGCGCCAGAACGGATACCGCCGCGGAGCGTGACGACGCACGACGGGACCCTGGAACTGCTCACCCGGGGCGAGATCACCGTGCGCGGCCGTATCCGCGAGGCGTCCAACGCGGCGCTGTACTGCTCGGTCGCCCTCGACGGCCGGGAGGCGCACTGCGTCTACAAGCCCGTCGCGGGCGAGCGCCCGCTGTGGGACTTCCCCGACGGCACGCTGGCCCAGCGCGAGGTGGCCGCCTACGAGCTGTCCGAGGCGACCGGATGGGGGCTGGTGCCGCCGACCGTGCTGCGTGACGGGCCGTACGGCGAGGGCATGTGCCAGCTGTGGATCGAGGCCGACCCGGCGCAGTCCCTGCTGGCCCTCGTCGACGGCGACGAGCCGGAGGACGGCTGGAAGGCGGTCGGCCTCGCGGAGGTGGGGGAGGGGCGTACGGCGCTCCTCGTACACGCGGACGACCCCCGGCTGCGCCGGCTGGCCGTGCTCGACGCGGTGATCAACAACGGCGACCGCAAGGGCGGGCATCTGCTCCCCGCTCCGGACGGACGCCTGTACGCGATCGACCACGGCGTCACGTTCAACGTGGAGGACCGGCTGAGGACCCTGCTGTGGGGCTGGGCGGGGGAGCCGCTGACGGAGGAGGCGCTCACGGTCCTGGAGGCCCTCGACGCCTCCCTCGACGACGGGGCCCCGCTGTCCGGTCGGCTGTCCGTGCTGATCACCCGGGACGAGGTGGCCGCGGTGCAGGACCGGGTCCGTGCCCTGCGGACGGTCGCCCGCCATCCGGAGCCCGCGGGCAACTGGCCCGCGATCCCCTGGCCGCCGGTGTAG
- a CDS encoding chaplin codes for MRQVTRKGLITVAAAGGVLALGGGYAHAHGGAGAHGGASDSPGVLSGNSVQVPVHVPVNVCGNTVNVIGALNPAFGNDCANTSEDGEDDGAHAEGGTSNSPGVGSGNTVQVPVHVPVNACGNSVTIGGLGNGALGNECGNGDDGDNPVEPGEPGEPGEPGEPGEPGEPGEPGEPGTPVEPGEPGTPVEPTTPNTPGANTVTPPRATEELAQTGAGSLGLGASAAAGLLLGGAVLYRKARASA; via the coding sequence ATGCGACAGGTCACGCGCAAGGGCCTGATCACCGTGGCGGCCGCGGGCGGCGTGCTCGCCCTCGGCGGCGGCTACGCACACGCACACGGCGGCGCGGGGGCCCACGGCGGCGCCTCCGACTCCCCGGGCGTGCTCTCCGGGAACTCGGTCCAGGTGCCGGTCCACGTCCCGGTCAACGTCTGCGGCAACACCGTCAACGTCATCGGCGCGCTGAACCCGGCGTTCGGCAACGACTGCGCCAACACCTCGGAGGACGGCGAGGACGACGGCGCCCACGCCGAGGGCGGCACGTCGAACTCGCCCGGCGTGGGCTCCGGCAACACCGTCCAGGTGCCGGTCCACGTGCCCGTGAACGCCTGCGGCAACAGCGTGACGATCGGCGGCCTCGGCAACGGCGCCCTCGGCAACGAGTGCGGCAACGGCGACGACGGCGACAACCCGGTCGAGCCGGGTGAGCCGGGTGAGCCGGGTGAGCCGGGTGAGCCGGGTGAGCCGGGGGAGCCGGGTGAGCCGGGTGAGCCCGGGACGCCCGTCGAGCCGGGTGAGCCGGGCACGCCGGTCGAGCCCACCACCCCGAACACGCCGGGTGCCAACACGGTCACGCCGCCCAGGGCCACCGAGGAGCTGGCCCAGACGGGCGCCGGCTCGCTCGGCCTGGGGGCCTCCGCGGCCGCCGGCCTGCTGCTGGGCGGAGCCGTCCTCTACCGCAAGGCCCGTGCCTCCGCGTGA
- the corA gene encoding magnesium/cobalt transporter CorA has protein sequence MRAVIVDCAIYRDGRRTEGPEDLSDALAQARASENTFLWIGLHEPNEEEFGRVSSEFGLHPLAVEDALKAHQRPKLEVYDDSLFLVLKPVVYEPESDKVSADEVMVFVGDCFVVTVRHGEAAPLGAVRHRLEADPDVLRHGPTTVLYAVSDAIVDRYIEVAAELQVDLEELEAAVFEPVGDTRHTAARIYGFKRQVLEFRRATGPLSAPMAKLAGASVPFVDEHSQPFFRDVNDHLTRANEQVDGLDRLLSDVLSAHLAQTGVRQNDDMRKISAWAAMAAVPTLVAGVYGMNFEHMPELQWEWGYPAAIVLMVLVVCGLHRLFKSRGWL, from the coding sequence ATGCGCGCCGTGATCGTGGACTGCGCCATCTACCGTGACGGCCGCCGGACCGAGGGCCCCGAGGATCTCTCGGACGCGCTCGCCCAGGCCCGTGCGTCCGAGAACACCTTCCTGTGGATCGGGCTGCACGAGCCGAACGAGGAGGAGTTCGGCCGGGTCAGCAGTGAGTTCGGTCTGCACCCCCTGGCGGTCGAGGACGCCCTCAAGGCCCACCAGCGGCCCAAGCTGGAGGTGTACGACGACTCGCTGTTCCTCGTCCTCAAGCCCGTCGTCTACGAGCCGGAGTCGGACAAGGTCAGCGCGGACGAGGTGATGGTCTTCGTCGGCGACTGCTTCGTCGTGACGGTGCGGCACGGCGAGGCCGCGCCGCTGGGAGCCGTGCGGCACCGGCTGGAGGCCGACCCGGACGTCCTGCGGCACGGTCCGACGACCGTCCTGTACGCCGTCAGCGACGCCATCGTCGACCGCTACATCGAGGTGGCCGCCGAGCTCCAGGTCGATCTGGAGGAGCTGGAGGCCGCCGTCTTCGAACCCGTCGGGGACACCCGGCACACGGCCGCCCGGATCTACGGCTTCAAGCGCCAGGTGCTCGAGTTCCGTCGGGCCACCGGGCCGCTGTCCGCTCCCATGGCCAAGCTGGCGGGCGCGTCGGTGCCGTTCGTGGACGAGCACTCCCAGCCGTTCTTCCGCGACGTCAACGACCATCTGACGCGGGCCAACGAGCAGGTGGACGGACTGGACCGGCTGCTGTCCGACGTCCTGTCCGCCCACCTCGCCCAGACGGGCGTGCGGCAGAACGACGACATGCGCAAGATCTCCGCCTGGGCGGCCATGGCGGCGGTACCCACGCTGGTCGCCGGCGTCTACGGCATGAACTTCGAGCACATGCCCGAGCTGCAATGGGAGTGGGGCTATCCGGCGGCGATCGTTCTCATGGTCCTCGTGGTGTGCGGGCTGCACCGGCTCTTCAAGAGCCGCGGCTGGTTGTAG